One part of the Humulus lupulus chromosome 9, drHumLupu1.1, whole genome shotgun sequence genome encodes these proteins:
- the LOC133800645 gene encoding uncharacterized protein LOC133800645 encodes MLRMRRKYFPNIYRQNAVVMNSYFSQVIPARYDQFKKTADKTKYYWDADIMSMLTGIEQQFLASWGGVEDVYWCQNYGQQHWFAIEASISSWTLTVYDSDNSVISDAKLEDIMSPWCFMLPSLLMQSKLFTDSLMLKIPSAGNRPHQFTLRRKQKHELPQSKRSGDCGVYAIKYIEHLMVGLPLEAICDENMEVFRNKWTTDLWYQNLLP; translated from the exons atgcttcgtatgcgtcgcaagtattttcccaatatatatcgacagaatgcagttgtgatgaacagttatttctcacaagtgatacctgcccgatatgatcagttcaagaaaacagccgacaaaacaaagtattattgggatgctgacattatgtccatgttgaccggcatcgagcagcagtttctggcatcttggggaggagttgaggatgtatattggtgccagaactatggacaacaacattggtttgccattgaggcttccatttctagttggactctgactgtttacgattcagacaactcggtgattagtgacgcaaagcttgaggatattatgagtccatggtgctttatgctaccttctctgttaatgcagagtaaactgtttactgatagcttgatgttgaagattccatcagcaggaaataggccgcatcagttcacattgcgtcgcaaacagaaacacgagctccctcagtcaaagagaag tggggattgtggtgtgtatgctatcaagtatattgagcatctaatggtcggtcttccattggaagctatctgcgatgaaaatatggaggtgttcaggaacaagtggaccacagacttatggtatcaaaatttgttaccttga